Proteins found in one Solitalea lacus genomic segment:
- a CDS encoding Crp/Fnr family transcriptional regulator, translating to MNFDLILNNVAKHVRLDKTETDFFLSLLQHKSIKRKDYLLKQGDICKTENFIIKGCLRTYSINENGVERIVMFGKEDWWVGDLYSFLTATPANFYIDALEDTEILQISKQKLDILYERVPKFERFFRIIIQNAFIAQQNRINQNLSFTAEQRYLDFIKNYPLLEQRIPQKQVAAYLGITPVFLSMLRKKIVHK from the coding sequence ATGAATTTTGATCTTATTCTTAACAACGTTGCCAAACATGTGCGACTTGATAAAACTGAAACCGACTTTTTTCTTTCATTACTTCAACACAAATCAATCAAAAGAAAAGACTACCTTTTAAAACAAGGCGACATTTGTAAAACCGAAAATTTCATCATAAAAGGGTGCTTACGGACCTATTCAATTAACGAGAATGGGGTTGAGCGCATTGTGATGTTTGGAAAGGAAGACTGGTGGGTTGGGGATCTTTACAGTTTTCTAACAGCTACACCTGCAAATTTTTATATTGACGCATTAGAAGATACCGAGATATTACAAATTTCAAAGCAAAAGCTAGACATACTATATGAACGAGTTCCTAAGTTCGAAAGATTTTTTCGCATAATCATTCAAAATGCTTTCATTGCTCAGCAAAACCGTATCAACCAAAATCTCTCATTTACTGCCGAACAACGCTACTTAGATTTCATAAAAAATTATCCACTCCTCGAACAAAGAATTCCTCAGAAACAGGTAGCCGCGTATTTGGGTATAACGCCTGTGTTTTTAAGTATGTTAAGGAAAAAAATAGTTCATAAGTGA
- a CDS encoding tetratricopeptide repeat protein has protein sequence MRKVLNKVSELLCVFLLVFVSCREKNKAPTSEAINSMNLKVGEIPFCGPADKQFGAVGFGTSCSEKIQKEFELALALLHSFEYDEAEKMFAKVIDLAPDCMMAYWGVAMCNYHPLWAPPSQSELKKGSKAIIIAKSLTSKSKRESDYLDAIASFYKNWDKIDHRTRSLRFEKAMEVIYKEYQNDKEAAIFYALSLIAAANPADKTFENQRKAGSILNELYRQEPNHPGVVHYIIHAYDSPELAENALLAARQYASIAPSSAHALHMPSHIFTRLGLWSESVKSNLESIASAQCYAEQTGIKGHWDEELHGLDYLVYAYLQKGENVLAKKECDYLQSIQVANPVNFKVAYAFAAVPARYLLENKLWKEAAGLQIQKTNVNWNDYPWQRAILHFARLLGSIHIGNLDSARVELKQLNSIHDILVNQKDEYKANQVLIQIKASEAWLLFKEGQEDEALKLLYVAADMEDKTEKHPVTPGEVMPARELLGDMLLQMDKSAEALIAYEADLKKHPNRFNGLYGAGLAAEKSNQIERAAFYYRKLIAIANSPGASRPELEAAKMFIKKKGALYSTIR, from the coding sequence ATGCGAAAAGTACTAAACAAGGTATCCGAACTGCTTTGTGTTTTTTTGTTGGTATTTGTCTCCTGTCGTGAAAAAAATAAAGCACCAACATCGGAAGCAATAAATTCCATGAACCTTAAGGTGGGAGAGATTCCTTTTTGCGGTCCTGCTGACAAGCAATTTGGGGCTGTAGGGTTTGGAACATCATGTTCCGAAAAGATACAGAAAGAGTTTGAACTGGCTTTAGCACTCTTGCATTCGTTTGAATATGACGAAGCTGAAAAGATGTTTGCAAAGGTTATTGATTTGGCCCCGGACTGCATGATGGCCTATTGGGGAGTAGCCATGTGTAATTATCATCCTCTTTGGGCCCCTCCTTCGCAATCCGAGCTAAAAAAGGGTTCCAAAGCCATCATAATTGCCAAATCCCTTACATCAAAGTCAAAAAGAGAGTCGGATTACCTTGATGCTATTGCTTCATTTTATAAAAATTGGGATAAAATAGATCATCGCACCCGAAGCCTCCGATTTGAAAAGGCGATGGAAGTAATTTATAAAGAATATCAGAACGATAAAGAAGCCGCCATTTTTTATGCCTTATCACTTATTGCTGCTGCAAATCCAGCTGATAAGACGTTTGAAAATCAAAGGAAAGCTGGTTCTATTTTAAATGAACTCTATCGTCAAGAACCTAATCATCCGGGAGTTGTCCATTATATTATTCATGCTTATGATTCTCCGGAGCTGGCAGAAAATGCATTGCTTGCTGCAAGGCAATATGCGTCTATTGCTCCATCGTCTGCACATGCGCTGCACATGCCTTCGCATATTTTTACAAGGCTGGGATTATGGTCTGAAAGTGTTAAATCAAATCTTGAATCTATTGCCTCAGCCCAATGTTATGCTGAACAAACTGGAATAAAGGGGCACTGGGATGAGGAACTTCACGGCCTTGATTACCTCGTTTATGCTTATCTGCAAAAAGGAGAGAATGTGTTGGCAAAAAAGGAATGTGATTACCTTCAATCAATTCAAGTGGCTAATCCGGTTAATTTCAAAGTTGCATACGCTTTTGCCGCTGTTCCAGCTCGTTACTTATTGGAAAATAAACTTTGGAAAGAAGCTGCAGGTTTGCAAATTCAGAAGACAAATGTTAACTGGAATGATTATCCGTGGCAAAGAGCAATCCTCCATTTTGCACGTTTGCTTGGCTCAATACATATTGGTAATTTAGATTCAGCCAGGGTAGAGCTAAAACAATTAAATTCGATTCATGATATACTGGTGAATCAAAAAGATGAGTACAAAGCCAACCAGGTATTAATTCAAATTAAGGCATCTGAGGCATGGCTTTTATTTAAAGAAGGGCAGGAGGATGAAGCACTAAAATTGTTGTACGTGGCAGCCGATATGGAAGACAAAACAGAAAAGCATCCAGTTACTCCCGGAGAGGTGATGCCTGCTAGAGAACTATTAGGAGATATGTTGTTGCAAATGGATAAATCCGCGGAAGCCTTAATTGCCTATGAAGCAGATCTTAAAAAACATCCTAACCGGTTTAATGGCCTATATGGAGCCGGATTAGCAGCCGAAAAATCAAATCAGATTGAAAGGGCAGCGTTTTATTACAGAAAACTTATAGCAATTGCGAATTCACCTGGGGCCAGCAGGCCTGAACTTGAAGCGGCTAAGATGTTTATAAAAAAGAAAGGAGCTTTGTATTCTACTATTCGCTAA
- a CDS encoding YciI family protein: MFIVSLSYKKEIAEVERFIEPHVQFLDKYYSEKKFIFSGRKNPRTGGIIVVRNVDKNALMEIIKQDPFYQNEIADYDITEVVPTKYDEDFACFIE; this comes from the coding sequence ATGTTTATTGTTTCATTATCATACAAAAAAGAAATTGCTGAAGTAGAAAGGTTCATCGAGCCACATGTCCAATTTTTGGACAAATACTATTCAGAGAAGAAATTTATTTTTTCGGGCAGGAAAAATCCACGAACGGGCGGAATTATAGTGGTTCGCAACGTGGACAAGAATGCATTAATGGAAATTATTAAACAAGATCCTTTCTATCAAAACGAAATTGCAGACTACGACATCACTGAAGTAGTTCCGACTAAATATGATGAAGACTTTGCTTGTTTCATAGAATAA
- a CDS encoding glycosyl hydrolase family 95 catalytic domain-containing protein, which produces MKKIGSVIISKNPLIAVVLLTAFFVGKVKAQDKSAETIISKYRNVFEMPPQKTPSNVAVDAPLLGNGSCAAALAGPPEQQTYYLSRNDFWRLKTGYDQAFPAVLGKLQINIPALKQAHYRVEQDIYNAATISNFSKADTSVIIQSTLMATQDLLLVEITNTGAATINGSLLLLLPQKDQVSNQERFPDTLAFGSDASGVQWIQRGFVKDVTIKSMAAAALKIVGKNSDRFTLASGQKITVVCSLSSNFKSGDCLRTVCQYVQQITLQEIKEIQTGHVKWWHRFWNESYVDIADSVIEHQYYRSQYNMASCSRDSKFPPGIFGTWITKETPAWNGDYHLNYNYSAPFYALHSSNHLQQLLPYEAPLLDFMERGRYYSTYMTDVPDGVLYPVGIGPLGIETTRVKEPTGGRGAAVEEEGLFLGQKSNAAYCVTNLSMTFYRTHDAEYAKRVYPFIRSVAVFWQHYLQKENDRYIILNDAIHEGTIGTMNPILSLGLVPMVFSTAIDMSILLNTDKDLRSDWQFKMNHVAKFSTQIRNGKTVFRYSERGTDWWPDNTLGIQHIYPAGLIGLESDSTTLQIAKNTIDELHRWKDFNGTNSFYPAAVRVGYNADSILANIHNYSLRIYPNGFQKNNPHGIENCSTVPNTINEMLCMSNQQVLRVFKVWPHKINASFSNIRSEGAFLVSSTLKDQSVQFVKIISEKGRVCILENPWPDKVLLVKSNKRRTQQLNGERIQLPTLPGETLTITAVE; this is translated from the coding sequence ATGAAAAAAATAGGCTCAGTAATAATTTCAAAAAATCCATTAATTGCTGTTGTATTATTGACTGCTTTTTTTGTTGGGAAGGTAAAAGCACAAGATAAATCCGCAGAAACGATTATCAGTAAATACCGGAATGTGTTTGAAATGCCTCCACAAAAAACGCCTTCTAATGTGGCGGTGGATGCACCTTTGCTTGGAAATGGTTCTTGTGCGGCAGCCCTTGCCGGTCCGCCCGAACAACAAACCTATTACCTGTCCCGTAATGATTTCTGGAGATTGAAAACGGGTTATGATCAGGCATTTCCTGCTGTGTTAGGCAAGCTGCAGATCAATATACCGGCATTAAAGCAGGCTCATTACAGGGTAGAACAGGATATCTATAATGCCGCTACGATTTCTAATTTCAGCAAAGCAGATACTTCCGTTATTATTCAGTCGACTCTGATGGCTACTCAAGATCTGTTGCTGGTTGAAATTACCAACACCGGAGCCGCTACTATAAACGGTAGTTTGCTATTGCTATTACCTCAAAAGGATCAGGTTTCCAATCAGGAAAGATTTCCCGACACACTGGCCTTTGGAAGTGATGCCAGTGGTGTTCAGTGGATTCAAAGAGGGTTTGTTAAGGATGTAACTATAAAAAGTATGGCAGCCGCTGCGCTGAAGATAGTTGGAAAAAACAGTGATCGATTTACGCTTGCCTCAGGTCAGAAAATTACGGTTGTCTGTTCATTGTCCAGCAATTTTAAATCTGGTGATTGTCTTCGTACAGTGTGTCAGTACGTACAGCAAATTACATTACAGGAGATCAAAGAGATACAAACTGGGCATGTAAAATGGTGGCATCGTTTCTGGAATGAAAGCTATGTAGATATAGCCGATTCCGTTATTGAGCACCAATATTATCGTTCTCAGTATAACATGGCTTCGTGCAGTCGCGACTCCAAATTTCCTCCTGGAATTTTTGGCACTTGGATTACTAAGGAAACTCCAGCATGGAATGGCGACTACCATCTCAATTACAATTACAGTGCTCCTTTTTATGCTTTGCATTCTTCAAATCATTTGCAGCAACTATTGCCTTATGAGGCTCCGCTGCTGGATTTCATGGAACGCGGAAGGTATTATTCTACCTATATGACAGATGTACCTGATGGCGTGCTGTATCCTGTTGGTATTGGTCCGCTTGGTATTGAAACTACCCGAGTAAAGGAGCCTACTGGCGGCAGGGGAGCTGCTGTAGAAGAGGAAGGTTTGTTTCTGGGACAAAAGAGTAACGCTGCCTATTGTGTAACGAATTTATCCATGACCTTTTATCGGACTCATGATGCTGAGTATGCAAAGCGTGTATATCCGTTCATCAGGTCTGTAGCTGTATTTTGGCAGCACTATCTTCAAAAGGAAAATGACCGTTACATTATTTTAAACGATGCGATCCATGAAGGAACGATCGGAACTATGAATCCGATTCTTTCACTGGGATTGGTTCCAATGGTGTTTAGTACTGCAATTGACATGAGTATCTTGTTGAATACAGATAAAGACTTGCGGAGTGATTGGCAATTTAAAATGAATCATGTAGCAAAATTCAGCACGCAAATTCGTAATGGTAAAACAGTTTTCAGATACAGTGAGAGAGGAACAGATTGGTGGCCCGATAATACATTAGGTATTCAGCATATTTATCCTGCCGGCCTAATTGGATTAGAAAGCGACAGCACTACATTACAGATAGCAAAAAATACCATTGATGAATTGCATCGTTGGAAAGATTTTAATGGAACGAACAGTTTTTATCCGGCTGCGGTCAGGGTTGGTTATAATGCTGATAGCATTTTGGCAAATATACACAACTACAGTTTACGTATCTACCCCAATGGTTTTCAAAAGAATAACCCACATGGAATAGAAAATTGCAGTACGGTTCCTAATACCATTAACGAAATGCTTTGCATGTCCAACCAGCAGGTGTTGCGTGTTTTTAAAGTATGGCCTCATAAAATAAATGCTTCCTTTTCGAATATTAGAAGTGAAGGAGCTTTTTTAGTTTCATCAACTTTAAAGGATCAGTCAGTTCAGTTTGTAAAAATTATAAGTGAGAAAGGTAGAGTCTGTATTTTGGAAAATCCATGGCCAGACAAGGTTTTGCTAGTAAAAAGTAATAAAAGAAGAACGCAGCAATTAAATGGTGAAAGAATACAGCTGCCTACTTTACCTGGGGAAACATTAACGATAACGGCCGTGGAATAA
- a CDS encoding acetylserotonin O-methyltransferase has translation MTNLTNAQTQITPARIMETGLAFWVSKTLLSAVKLGVFTLLGGNKKLSGKEIQKALGLHDRGVYDFLDGLVAAGFLNRTGLLETAEYSNTDETELFLDKNKPSYLGGILEMANDRLYRFWADLDEALITGKPQNEMKHHGISMFDELYADSARLKQFMNAMSGISTGNFIALANKFDFSPYQTLCDIGGAAGILSIQVAKHNPHMNCTTLDLPQVAPIANETIASHGLNDRVKTGVVDFFTDEFPKSDVITMGMILHDWDLENKKMLIKKAYNALPEGGAFIAIEALIDDDRRKNIFGLMMSLNMLIEFGVAFDFTGADFESWVKEAGFSRVEIIPLAGPSSAAVAYK, from the coding sequence ATGACAAATTTAACAAACGCGCAAACTCAAATAACGCCCGCACGCATCATGGAAACAGGATTGGCTTTTTGGGTGTCAAAAACGTTACTTTCAGCCGTTAAGTTGGGAGTATTTACGCTTCTTGGCGGAAATAAGAAGCTGAGTGGAAAAGAAATTCAAAAAGCTTTAGGATTGCATGATCGAGGTGTATATGATTTTTTGGACGGATTGGTTGCTGCTGGTTTTTTAAATAGAACGGGGCTACTTGAAACTGCAGAATACAGTAATACGGATGAGACTGAATTATTTCTTGATAAAAACAAACCCTCTTATCTTGGGGGTATTCTGGAAATGGCCAATGATCGCCTATATAGATTTTGGGCTGATTTAGATGAAGCTCTCATCACTGGCAAGCCTCAAAATGAGATGAAGCATCATGGAATTTCAATGTTTGACGAGTTGTATGCCGACTCTGCACGTCTTAAACAATTTATGAATGCAATGTCGGGTATATCAACGGGCAATTTTATTGCACTTGCTAATAAGTTCGATTTTTCCCCTTACCAAACGCTTTGCGATATAGGAGGAGCTGCGGGAATATTATCCATTCAGGTTGCCAAGCATAATCCCCACATGAACTGCACCACTCTTGATCTGCCACAAGTGGCTCCTATAGCCAATGAAACTATTGCGTCCCATGGGCTTAACGACAGAGTGAAAACCGGTGTAGTTGATTTCTTTACGGATGAATTTCCGAAATCAGATGTGATAACAATGGGTATGATTCTGCATGACTGGGACCTCGAAAACAAAAAAATGTTGATTAAGAAAGCGTATAATGCTTTGCCCGAAGGAGGTGCTTTTATAGCCATTGAAGCACTGATAGATGATGACAGGAGAAAAAATATTTTTGGTTTGATGATGTCGCTAAATATGCTGATAGAGTTTGGTGTAGCTTTTGACTTTACCGGAGCTGATTTTGAATCATGGGTTAAAGAAGCCGGGTTTAGTCGGGTCGAAATTATACCGCTTGCAGGTCCATCCAGTGCGGCAGTTGCCTATAAATAA
- a CDS encoding sigma-70 family RNA polymerase sigma factor yields MAQFERFTEAELVERITNGEKSLYEVIVRRFNPYLYKIGRSYNYNHEDTQDLMQETFIDAYKNLLQFEGRSDFKTWIIRIMLNNCYRKRKKLSLKNEVTQDTDDNSTPMFTSSNNDTDKIVQNRELGHIIENALGKIPFDYRIVFSLREINGLNVSETAGLLNISESNVKVRLNRSKAMLRAEIEKTYTAHELFEFNLIYCDAMVKNVLNKINELY; encoded by the coding sequence ATGGCACAGTTTGAAAGGTTTACCGAAGCAGAACTTGTTGAGCGGATAACAAATGGAGAAAAATCCCTTTACGAAGTTATTGTAAGAAGGTTTAATCCATATTTGTACAAAATAGGCCGGTCGTATAATTATAATCATGAAGACACGCAGGATTTGATGCAGGAAACCTTTATTGATGCCTATAAAAACCTGTTACAGTTTGAAGGTCGCTCGGATTTTAAAACCTGGATTATCCGCATCATGCTCAACAACTGTTACCGAAAAAGAAAAAAGTTGAGTCTTAAAAATGAAGTTACACAAGATACTGATGACAATTCAACGCCAATGTTTACAAGTTCGAATAATGACACCGATAAAATAGTTCAAAACCGGGAATTGGGGCACATTATTGAAAATGCTCTTGGTAAAATTCCTTTTGATTACCGAATAGTATTTTCATTAAGAGAAATAAACGGACTGAATGTATCAGAAACTGCCGGCTTGCTTAATATCAGCGAATCTAATGTAAAAGTGAGGCTTAATAGGTCGAAAGCTATGCTGAGAGCCGAGATAGAGAAAACATACACTGCTCATGAACTATTTGAATTTAATTTAATCTATTGTGATGCGATGGTAAAAAATGTATTGAATAAAATAAATGAACTCTATTGA
- a CDS encoding flavodoxin family protein: protein MKVIIVYHSGYGHTKIVAEYIQKGGLSILPDVELLSTIEAQNNFDLLHKADTLVFGSPTYMGTVSAEFKKFMEATSKFWYAQQWKNKFAAGFTNSSTLNGDKLNTLQQLSIFAAQHSMLWISAGILPRFENDIQLDEPNGLASYLGLMTLSDNAIKEVNQPKGLVTAELFGKRIAEITQQYKQSN from the coding sequence GTGAAAGTAATAATCGTTTACCACAGCGGATATGGGCATACAAAAATTGTAGCCGAGTATATCCAGAAAGGTGGCTTGTCAATTCTACCCGATGTGGAATTGTTATCCACCATAGAAGCACAAAACAATTTCGACTTGCTTCACAAAGCCGACACGCTTGTTTTTGGCAGTCCTACTTATATGGGTACTGTTTCGGCAGAGTTCAAAAAATTTATGGAAGCCACTAGCAAATTTTGGTATGCCCAACAATGGAAAAATAAATTTGCGGCTGGCTTTACCAATTCCTCTACACTCAATGGAGACAAATTAAATACCCTTCAGCAACTTTCAATTTTTGCTGCACAACACTCCATGCTGTGGATTTCAGCAGGGATATTACCCAGGTTTGAGAATGATATACAATTGGATGAACCCAATGGACTTGCCAGTTATTTAGGACTGATGACACTTTCTGATAACGCTATAAAGGAAGTTAATCAGCCTAAAGGACTTGTAACCGCTGAACTATTCGGTAAACGAATCGCAGAAATTACACAACAGTATAAACAGTCAAATTAA
- a CDS encoding DoxX family protein, with translation MKNQIFKTNNDWTGTITRLSIGLILFPHGAQKMLGWFGGFGFTGTMSFFTDTMHLPWLIAFMVIVIEFIGSLSLIAGWASRIWSALAIVLMLGIILTSHLTNGFFMNWFGNQKGEGFEFHLLVIGLSIVTLINGSGKFSVDSKIVK, from the coding sequence ATGAAAAATCAAATTTTTAAAACAAACAATGATTGGACAGGTACAATTACCCGTCTTTCTATAGGATTAATTTTATTTCCTCATGGAGCTCAAAAAATGCTTGGTTGGTTTGGTGGTTTCGGTTTTACAGGTACTATGAGCTTTTTTACCGACACAATGCACTTGCCATGGTTAATAGCTTTTATGGTAATAGTTATTGAATTTATTGGTTCATTATCATTGATAGCCGGTTGGGCCAGCCGAATTTGGAGTGCTTTAGCAATAGTTTTGATGTTGGGAATCATCCTTACATCACACCTAACTAATGGGTTTTTTATGAATTGGTTTGGTAATCAGAAAGGAGAAGGTTTTGAATTTCATTTGTTGGTAATTGGGCTTTCAATCGTTACGCTTATTAACGGTAGTGGCAAGTTTTCGGTTGATTCAAAAATTGTAAAGTAA
- a CDS encoding YciI family protein codes for MKEFMFYIRNSGDAKAALSSEDHLAFVKKCEVYIGKLKSEGKLIAAQPIIREGFVIAKSANNWTKVALDPTKEVQVGYYHILAESMDEAIEIAKLNPEFEYVPSAKIEIHQIKTKEEETSFVYPT; via the coding sequence ATGAAAGAATTCATGTTTTACATCCGAAACTCAGGAGATGCCAAAGCCGCGCTATCTTCGGAGGATCATTTAGCTTTTGTAAAAAAGTGTGAAGTATATATTGGAAAACTAAAATCCGAAGGGAAATTAATCGCTGCTCAGCCCATAATTCGAGAAGGTTTTGTGATTGCTAAGTCAGCCAACAATTGGACAAAAGTTGCACTTGACCCGACAAAGGAAGTGCAAGTCGGATACTACCACATTTTAGCAGAGAGCATGGACGAAGCAATTGAGATAGCAAAACTTAATCCGGAGTTTGAGTATGTACCATCAGCTAAAATTGAAATTCATCAAATAAAAACAAAAGAAGAAGAAACTAGTTTTGTTTACCCAACATAG
- a CDS encoding TonB-dependent receptor plug domain-containing protein: protein MSLPVNGYSSLGRLYPHILFLCFFTGVSSKEALGQTDTLKRLKEVEITSKALPTQPGMAPVQTINRYSLQQIQAFQLSDVVKHFAGVTVKDYGGIGGLKTVSVRGLGANHTGFCYDGITITDNQTGQIDLGKFSVNNVDQISLTIGNPESILNTARSFSSASLLTVNTTAPVFTSGENMAMNGLLKVGSFGLISPSITIHNKLSDKVSNSFLSEFQNANGKYPFVLHYGGSGSKDDSVSSEKRSNTDIVTLRLEENFFITLNEKEKLSSKIYYFQSERGLPGATILYNTHSSERLWDKTFFVQSKYEKSFSAKIEALFNVKYAKSYLRYLNPDYLGVIVDVQDNNYHQNEVYGSAAAVYKASNEFQVGLSSDVFYNSMDADLHQFAYPSRFTWLTALNSKWTSNRFNIQLGVLSSAVYEAVKQGDTPKNHFRFSPSVLVSYQPFANNKLSFRFFYKDIFRMPTFNDLFYTQIGNTKLKPENAHQFNLGLSYNYFTATDGSYLSSSLDAYHNKVRDKIVAKPTKNLFIWTMRNIGLVYINGIDLSVKAGKKIGNSVFAAIEGTYTFQQVLDMTNPEEKTYGDQLAYTPKHSGSAIFSLSTPPVDLAYNLLFAGSRYILNENIPQNYLSAYSEHGLTLSKAFKVYKLKNKLSLEVLNILNTQYEVVRNFPMPGRSLRVSYSLKF from the coding sequence ATGTCATTACCAGTTAATGGGTATTCTTCATTGGGAAGATTATATCCACATATTCTTTTTTTGTGCTTTTTTACCGGCGTCTCCAGCAAGGAGGCCCTTGGCCAAACCGATACGCTTAAACGCCTAAAAGAGGTGGAGATAACAAGTAAAGCGTTGCCGACCCAGCCCGGTATGGCGCCCGTGCAAACAATTAACCGCTACAGTCTGCAGCAAATTCAAGCGTTTCAATTATCAGATGTGGTTAAGCATTTTGCCGGTGTTACCGTAAAAGACTACGGGGGCATCGGTGGCCTTAAAACCGTTTCGGTACGCGGATTAGGTGCCAATCACACAGGTTTTTGCTATGATGGAATTACCATTACCGACAATCAAACCGGACAAATTGATTTAGGTAAATTCTCTGTAAACAATGTCGATCAGATTTCACTCACAATTGGCAATCCTGAAAGTATTTTAAACACCGCCAGGTCATTTTCATCGGCCAGTTTATTAACCGTAAATACTACAGCTCCGGTTTTTACATCAGGGGAAAACATGGCAATGAATGGCCTGCTCAAGGTCGGGTCATTTGGATTAATTTCACCATCTATTACTATTCACAATAAACTTAGTGATAAAGTTTCCAATTCATTTCTATCTGAATTTCAAAATGCAAACGGAAAGTACCCATTTGTTTTACACTATGGAGGTAGCGGTTCAAAAGATGACAGTGTTTCCAGTGAGAAAAGGTCTAATACCGATATAGTAACCCTCCGTTTAGAAGAAAACTTCTTTATAACCCTCAATGAAAAGGAAAAACTCAGTTCCAAAATCTATTACTTTCAAAGCGAACGAGGTCTGCCTGGAGCTACTATTCTGTACAATACGCATTCATCCGAACGTTTGTGGGATAAAACCTTTTTTGTTCAATCTAAATACGAAAAATCTTTCTCAGCTAAAATTGAAGCCCTTTTTAACGTAAAGTATGCAAAAAGCTACTTGCGCTATCTCAACCCCGATTACCTGGGCGTGATAGTAGACGTGCAAGACAACAACTATCACCAAAACGAAGTTTATGGCTCGGCCGCCGCAGTATATAAAGCGTCGAACGAATTTCAGGTTGGTCTTTCAAGTGATGTTTTTTACAACAGCATGGACGCCGACCTCCACCAGTTTGCCTACCCGTCTCGCTTTACCTGGCTTACGGCCCTTAACTCAAAATGGACAAGTAATCGTTTTAATATTCAATTGGGAGTTCTGTCTTCTGCCGTGTATGAAGCTGTAAAACAAGGAGATACTCCTAAAAATCATTTTCGTTTTTCACCTTCTGTACTTGTAAGTTATCAGCCCTTTGCAAACAATAAGCTGAGCTTCCGTTTCTTTTACAAGGATATATTCCGGATGCCTACATTCAATGACCTGTTTTACACGCAAATAGGCAACACCAAACTTAAACCTGAGAATGCACATCAGTTCAACCTGGGACTTTCTTATAATTACTTTACTGCGACGGATGGCTCATACCTGTCCTCTTCATTGGATGCATACCACAACAAGGTGAGGGATAAAATAGTAGCCAAGCCAACGAAAAACCTGTTTATCTGGACGATGAGGAATATTGGCCTTGTTTACATTAATGGCATTGATCTCAGTGTAAAAGCAGGTAAGAAAATAGGCAATTCGGTTTTTGCAGCCATTGAAGGCACCTATACTTTTCAGCAAGTGTTAGACATGACTAACCCTGAGGAGAAAACCTATGGAGATCAGCTAGCTTATACGCCTAAGCATTCAGGCTCGGCAATCTTCAGTTTGAGCACCCCGCCAGTTGATTTGGCCTATAATCTTCTTTTTGCCGGCAGCAGGTATATACTTAATGAAAACATTCCTCAAAACTACCTATCGGCTTATTCAGAGCATGGGCTTACTCTTTCTAAAGCATTCAAAGTATATAAACTAAAAAATAAACTAAGCCTAGAAGTACTAAACATACTTAATACACAATACGAAGTTGTGCGGAACTTTCCCATGCCCGGCCGCTCTTTGCGTGTATCCTATTCACTGAAATTTTAA